The Pandoraea apista genomic interval CACCACGAACAGCATCAGCTTGAACGGCAGCGACACCGTGGAGGGCGAGACCATCATCATCCCCATCGACATCAGCACGCTCGCGACCACCAGATCGATGATCAGGAACGGAATGAAAATCGTGAAGCCGATCTGGAACGCCGTTTTCAACTCGCTCGTAGCGAAGGCCGGCACGAGAATGCGCATCGGTACGTCTTCCGGGCCGTTCATCGGCGGTGTCTTGGCCAGCTTGGCGAAGAGCGCCAGATCGGCTTCACGCGTTTGCTTGAGCATGAACGCGTGGAAGGGCTTGGCCCCGGTGTCGATCGCCTGCTCGAAGCTGATCTTGTTCGCGGCGAACGGCTGATAGGCGTTGGTGTACGCTTGATCGAAGACCGGCGACATGACGAAGAACGTCAGAAACAGCGCGAGGCCGATCAGGATCTGGTTCGGCGGCGAGGTCGTCACGCCAATGGCATGGCGCAGCAGCGAGAGCACGATGATGATGCGCGTGAAGGCGGTCATCATCAGCAACATCGCGGGCAGGAAGCCCAGCGACGTGAGCAGCAGCATTGTCTGCACGGACAGCGAATAGGTCTGTCCGCCACCGGGGGCCGGTGTCGTGGTCAGCGCGGGCAGCGTGGCCTGTGCGAGCGCCGTGCCCGGCAAGACGAGGCAGGCGAGTGCCAGCCCGAAGGCCAGCGCAAGCGTCGGACCCGCCGGACCCCGAGGCTTTCCGGCGCACAGCAAGCCACGCAACATCAGGAATCCTTTTTCATCGATTCGCGCAGTTTTTGCGCAAAAGCCTGCGCGGCGCGGTTGGCTTGTGCGCCCGGGTGGGCGACGCCGGGCGCGGCAGGCATGTCGGCGACGCGCTCGGCGTCGATCACATGCAGGCTGCGGACCTGCCCGGGTGCGACACCCAGCACGATCCAGTCGCCTGCGACTTCCACGACCACCACGCGTTCGCGCTGCCCCACAGCGGCACTGCCGACGATACGCACATTGCCGCCGCCCAGCGGGCGTTGCAGCCCGAAGCGCTTGGCGAGCCACGCGAGCCCGAACAGCAGGGCCAGCACGAGTACGAGGCCAAGGCCCGTTTGCACAATGCCCGCGCCGCCGAGACTGGGCACGGCGGCCGCCTGCGAGGCGCTGCCCTGCGCGTGCGCGCAGGAGATCGTCAGGAAGGTGAGGCCGAGAAAGCCGGAGATGCCACCGGAGACGGCGCGCGGGCGAGCCAGACCCGCCAAGGCCCGTGGGATGCGCCGCGCACCGGGGGACACACGAAGCGCGCGAAGGCCATGAAGGGCGCAAAGGGCGGTGCGAGAGGTCGTAGCGGTTGCCACGGCATGCCGCACGGGCTTGCCGTGGACTTGTATTGCCATCATCGATTGAGCTTACGGATGCGTTCGGATGGCGTGATGATATCAGTCAGGCGAATGCCGAACTTGTCGTTCACGACCACCACTTCGCCCTGAGCGATGAGGCACCCGTTGACCAGCACGTCCATCGGCTCGCCGGCCATGCCGTCGAGTTCCACCACCGAGCCCTGCGCCAGTTGCAGCAGGTTCTTGATGGCGATCTTCGTGCGGCCCAGCTCCACGGTCATCTGCACCGGGATATCGAGAATCAGATCGATATCGTTGTGCGTGGCCGTTGCGGGATTTCCGGCGGTGGCGGCCAGCGGCTGAAACACGGGGGCGGCGGCCGGCGGTGGCGCGCTCGCGGGCGCCGGCTCGGCAGCCGTCTGCTCCGCCATGGCACTGGCCCACTCGTCCGCCATGGCCTGGGCGTCGTCACCGGGCGTTTGAGGGGTATCGCTCATCACTCGTTGTCCTTCGTGTAATCGCTGTGCGAATGGTTGATCATCTGGTTCACGCGCAGCGCGTATTGACCATTGAAGACGCCGTAACTGCATTCCATCACGGGCACGCCGTCGACCTTGGCTTCCAGTACCTCGGGCACGTCGAGCGGAATCACGTCGCCTACGCGCATGTTGAGCAACTGCGAGAGCGTCATGTCGATCTGGGCGAGGTTGGTCACGATCTCGACATCGGCCGCCTGCACCTGCTGCGAGAGCAGGCGCACCCAGCGCTTGTCGACCTCGAGCGTTTCGCCTTGCAGCGGACTCGAGAGCTGATCGCGCATCGGCTCGATCATCGAGTACGGCATGCAGATGTGGAATTCGCCGCCGACCGACCCGAACTCGATGTCGAACGTGGTCGTGACCACTACCTCGTTCGGCGTGGCGACGTTGGCGAACTGCGTGTGCATTTCGGCGCGCACGTATTCGAATTCGACCGGATACACCGGCTTCCACGACGCACCGTAGTTCTCGAACACCAGATCGAGCAGGCGCCCGATGATGCGTTGCTCGGTCTGCGTGAAATCGCGTCCTTCGACACGGGTATGGAACCGGCCGTCGCCACCGAACAGGTTGTCCAC includes:
- the fliP gene encoding flagellar type III secretion system pore protein FliP (The bacterial flagellar biogenesis protein FliP forms a type III secretion system (T3SS)-type pore required for flagellar assembly.), yielding MLRGLLCAGKPRGPAGPTLALAFGLALACLVLPGTALAQATLPALTTTPAPGGGQTYSLSVQTMLLLTSLGFLPAMLLMMTAFTRIIIVLSLLRHAIGVTTSPPNQILIGLALFLTFFVMSPVFDQAYTNAYQPFAANKISFEQAIDTGAKPFHAFMLKQTREADLALFAKLAKTPPMNGPEDVPMRILVPAFATSELKTAFQIGFTIFIPFLIIDLVVASVLMSMGMMMVSPSTVSLPFKLMLFVVVDGWQLLLGSLAQSFTM
- the fliO gene encoding flagellar biosynthetic protein FliO — its product is MAGLARPRAVSGGISGFLGLTFLTISCAHAQGSASQAAAVPSLGGAGIVQTGLGLVLVLALLFGLAWLAKRFGLQRPLGGGNVRIVGSAAVGQRERVVVVEVAGDWIVLGVAPGQVRSLHVIDAERVADMPAAPGVAHPGAQANRAAQAFAQKLRESMKKDS
- the fliN gene encoding flagellar motor switch protein FliN translates to MSDTPQTPGDDAQAMADEWASAMAEQTAAEPAPASAPPPAAAPVFQPLAATAGNPATATHNDIDLILDIPVQMTVELGRTKIAIKNLLQLAQGSVVELDGMAGEPMDVLVNGCLIAQGEVVVVNDKFGIRLTDIITPSERIRKLNR
- the fliM gene encoding flagellar motor switch protein FliM, producing MAHEEFLSQEEVDALLKGVTGEQDDRSESEDHSGIRPYNIATQERIVRGRMPTLEIINDRFSRLFRIALFNFMRRSAEISVSPVRVQKYSEFIRNLPVPTNLNLVHIKPLRGTALFVFDPNLVFLVVDNLFGGDGRFHTRVEGRDFTQTEQRIIGRLLDLVFENYGASWKPVYPVEFEYVRAEMHTQFANVATPNEVVVTTTFDIEFGSVGGEFHICMPYSMIEPMRDQLSSPLQGETLEVDKRWVRLLSQQVQAADVEIVTNLAQIDMTLSQLLNMRVGDVIPLDVPEVLEAKVDGVPVMECSYGVFNGQYALRVNQMINHSHSDYTKDNE